A genomic segment from Nicotiana tabacum cultivar K326 chromosome 7, ASM71507v2, whole genome shotgun sequence encodes:
- the LOC107811454 gene encoding uncharacterized protein LOC107811454 — translation MTISSEEASKKTSRSQLVVLNRAFKLAEQWVNNMGSSDDAKPNNVVLESRPPRLGIGAAVPRQSQTVLSNDPAERKLRAKLDAEKRKKLKSSEASTISAKDGKVDEESDDEELESKTKAFTKKRPAALPSSLQAKKKK, via the exons ATGACAATCAGTTCGGAAGAGGCATCAAAGAAAACTTCACGTTCTCAATTGGTTGTGTTGAACAGGGCATTCAAATTG GCTGAGCAATGGGTTAACAATATGGGCTCTTCAGATGATGCTAAACCAAATAATGTGGTTCTAGAGAGTCGTCCACCTAG GCTTGGAATTGGTGCTGCAGTTCCACGTCAATCTCAAACTGTACTCTCAAATGACCCCGCAGAAAGAAAATTACGTGCTAAATTGGATgctgagaaaagaaaaaaattgaagagCTCTGAAGCATCAACAATTTCTGCCAAAGACGGGAAAGTTGATGAAGAAAGCGATGACGAGGAATTAGAAAGCAAAACAAAAGCGTTTACCAAGAAGAGGCCTGCGGCTTTGCCCTCGTCTCTGCAAGCAAAGAAGAAGAAGTGA